One region of Streptomyces leeuwenhoekii genomic DNA includes:
- a CDS encoding SpoIIE family protein phosphatase, whose translation MTSGTEDAHRKPGRLVTPLIDTSTEAVSAAGGLAGGVYLRSRTPGMLRLSVLAGLPGPLFRPWWRMHVDRPFPVADAYRLGVPVVLPNPAETMRRYPQFAAGLPFRFGSLHVPVTGGGRSFGVLTVLRPAVADAAEVLEGVDRMAVLARELGAALLGAEEADGSPVAWEGEPLCVRPPAARRPQQRAGSFSWDPGTGEVAVDEPLRDLIGVPADRAALTMDALTDAMAPGEGHRFAAALRQTAAGRPPPLPLHLRSADGALRVVELWRPPAAQPGAGPVRGSVRDPGSGPVADAVADLLPDGVFGLDRLGTFVYVNARAARLLGRSRAALLGHSLWEAVPWSDQAAFEDHLRAALLAPDPVGFHVRRPSGLGRTTEPQPFEGDWLALSVHPGPDLLACTVRPANRVADASLDPAGTPDSAATAASSGAVPGPSEAPAPGPPAELTVTGPAVPVAASTAPLYRPIVLAVALSEAVTARQVSAVVVRELLPAFGGRRLAIYLLQERHLYLAWETGFPPGFLARFEGVGLDARLPGVETLTSGRPLFFDSMRALAASYPGIALDAHEGARAFLPLIASGRPVGSCILGFDRSRTFSAEERTVLTALAGLIAHAMEKAQRYETEAAVARGLQHALLPRRLPAHPVLETAGRYLPGTQGMDVGGDWYDVVASGDGLALVIGDVQGHGAQAAATMGQLRSAVRAFALGGHPPDEVMSGTNRLLIDLDPGLFASCCYIRFDPSTGLACAARAGHPPPLLRHPDGRTRVLDVPGGIVLGVDPQADYPVTDLEVEPGALLALYTDGLVERPGTDIDEGIGALRVALARYGDPASPAPDRSLAAVADRLTARARHAADRPDDIALLLAVRRPAPGSPV comes from the coding sequence TCGACACCTCCACGGAGGCGGTCAGCGCGGCCGGCGGCCTCGCGGGCGGGGTCTACCTGCGGTCCCGCACCCCCGGAATGCTGCGCCTGTCCGTGCTGGCCGGGCTGCCCGGGCCGCTGTTCAGGCCCTGGTGGCGGATGCACGTCGACCGCCCGTTCCCCGTCGCCGACGCCTACCGGCTCGGCGTGCCGGTCGTGCTGCCCAATCCGGCCGAGACGATGCGCCGCTATCCCCAGTTCGCGGCAGGGCTGCCGTTCCGGTTCGGGTCGCTGCACGTGCCCGTGACCGGGGGCGGACGGAGCTTCGGGGTGCTGACCGTGCTGCGGCCGGCCGTGGCGGACGCCGCCGAGGTGCTGGAGGGCGTCGACCGCATGGCGGTGCTGGCCCGGGAGCTGGGCGCGGCCCTGTTGGGAGCGGAGGAGGCGGACGGCTCGCCGGTCGCCTGGGAGGGCGAGCCGCTGTGCGTCCGGCCGCCCGCCGCCCGGCGGCCCCAGCAGCGGGCCGGGAGCTTCTCCTGGGACCCCGGCACCGGCGAGGTGGCCGTGGACGAGCCGCTGCGTGACCTGATCGGCGTACCGGCGGACCGGGCGGCCCTCACCATGGACGCGCTCACGGACGCCATGGCCCCGGGCGAGGGGCACCGGTTCGCGGCCGCGCTGCGGCAGACGGCGGCCGGCCGGCCGCCACCGCTGCCCCTGCATCTGCGGTCCGCGGACGGCGCGCTGCGCGTGGTGGAGCTGTGGCGGCCGCCCGCGGCGCAGCCGGGCGCCGGCCCGGTGCGGGGCTCCGTTCGCGATCCCGGGTCCGGCCCGGTGGCCGACGCCGTGGCCGATCTGCTGCCGGACGGCGTCTTCGGCCTGGACCGGCTGGGGACGTTCGTCTACGTCAACGCGCGCGCCGCCCGGTTGCTGGGGCGGTCGCGGGCGGCACTGCTCGGCCACTCGCTGTGGGAGGCCGTCCCGTGGTCCGACCAGGCCGCGTTCGAGGACCATCTGCGGGCCGCCCTGCTGGCCCCGGATCCGGTCGGCTTCCATGTCCGCCGCCCCTCCGGCCTCGGCCGTACGACGGAGCCGCAGCCCTTCGAGGGCGACTGGCTGGCCCTGTCCGTCCATCCCGGGCCGGACCTGCTGGCGTGCACCGTCCGCCCCGCCAACCGGGTGGCGGACGCCTCCCTGGACCCCGCGGGCACCCCGGACAGCGCGGCCACCGCGGCCTCCTCGGGCGCCGTGCCCGGGCCTTCGGAGGCACCGGCGCCCGGGCCCCCGGCGGAGCTGACCGTGACCGGGCCCGCGGTGCCCGTCGCCGCGTCGACGGCGCCGCTGTACCGCCCCATCGTCCTCGCTGTCGCCCTGTCGGAGGCGGTCACCGCCCGCCAGGTGTCCGCCGTGGTGGTGCGGGAGCTGCTCCCGGCGTTCGGCGGCCGGCGGCTCGCCATCTACCTGCTCCAGGAGCGGCACCTGTACCTGGCCTGGGAGACGGGCTTCCCGCCGGGCTTTCTCGCCCGCTTCGAAGGCGTCGGGCTGGACGCCCGCCTGCCCGGGGTCGAGACGCTCACCAGCGGGCGTCCGCTCTTCTTCGACTCGATGCGGGCACTGGCCGCCTCCTACCCGGGCATCGCGCTGGACGCGCATGAGGGCGCCCGGGCCTTCCTGCCGCTGATCGCCTCGGGGCGCCCGGTGGGCTCCTGCATCCTGGGCTTCGACCGCTCCCGCACCTTCAGCGCCGAGGAGCGCACGGTGCTCACCGCCCTCGCCGGGCTCATCGCGCACGCCATGGAGAAGGCACAGCGCTACGAGACGGAGGCCGCGGTCGCCCGCGGGCTCCAGCACGCGCTGCTGCCCCGGCGGCTGCCCGCCCACCCGGTGCTGGAGACCGCGGGACGCTATCTGCCGGGCACCCAGGGCATGGACGTGGGAGGGGACTGGTACGACGTCGTGGCGTCGGGGGACGGCCTGGCCCTGGTGATCGGCGACGTACAGGGGCACGGCGCCCAGGCGGCGGCCACGATGGGGCAGCTCCGCAGCGCCGTACGGGCGTTCGCGCTCGGCGGCCATCCGCCGGACGAGGTGATGAGCGGCACCAACCGCCTGCTGATCGACCTGGATCCCGGTCTGTTCGCGAGCTGCTGCTACATCCGCTTCGACCCGTCCACCGGTCTGGCGTGCGCCGCGAGGGCGGGACACCCGCCGCCGCTGCTGCGCCACCCGGACGGGCGTACCCGGGTGCTGGACGTCCCGGGCGGGATCGTCCTCGGGGTCGATCCGCAGGCCGACTATCCGGTGACCGATCTGGAGGTGGAACCCGGCGCCCTCCTGGCCCTCTACACGGACGGGCTGGTGGAGCGGCCGGGCACCGACATCGACGAGGGCATCGGCGCCCTGCGGGTCGCCCTGGCGCGGTACGGCGATCCCGCCTCGCCCGCGCCGGACCGCTCCCTGGCGGCCGTGGCCGACCGGCTCACCGCGCGGGCCCGGCACGCCGCGGACCGTCCCGACGACATCGCCCTGCTGCTCGCGGTCCGCCGCCCCGCCCCGGGGAGCCCGGTGTGA